The following is a genomic window from Ignavibacteriota bacterium.
TCACCAGTTCCGACGAACTGCCCACCATCGGTGAGCTGACGATGGTCACCGATGGCGACAAGGACGCTGCCGAGGGAAGCTACGTGGAACTCAGGCCGAAGCTGCAGTACGTCACCATCGATCTCAAGACGCAGCACACCATCTATGCCGTGGTCATGTGGCACTTCCACAAGCAGGCGGTGGTGTATCATGATGTCATCGTGCAGGTCGCGGACGATCCGGATTTCGTGACGAACGTGCGGACGATCTTCAACAACGACATCGACAACACGGCGGGCCGCGGCGTGGGCAAGGACATGAGCTACATCGAGACCTCCGAAGGAAAGCTGATCGATGCGAAGGGTGTACAGGGGCGGTACGTGCGACTGTACAGCCGCGGCAACACCGCGAACGAGCTGAATCATTATATCGAAGTTGAGGTATTCGGCAAAACGGTCAAATGAACCGTGGTGCGCTGATCCTTCTGGCCGTGCTCCTGGCAGGCGCGCTCCTGCGCCTGCCGGACCTGGCCGTCCGTCCCATGCACACCGATGAGGCCGTGCATGCGGTCAAGTTCGGTACCCTCCTCGAGTCCGGCGACTACCGGTACGACCCCTACGAGTATCACGGTCCCACGCTGAACTATCTCACGCTCATTCCTGCGTGGGTGAGTGGCGTGCGCACGTACGCTGCGCTGCAGGAGTGGCACATGCGCGTCGTCCTGCCGTGTGTGGTATCCTCCTGATCGCGGTGTTCCTCCTGTTCGATCCTCACCGTACGCGCTGGCCCGTGTGGGCCGCCGTGCTGGCCGCGGTCTCTCCTGCGATGGTGTTCTACAGCCGCTACTACATCCAGGAGATGCTTCTCATCTTCTTCACGCTGTGCTTTGTCGCGGGTATCTACCGTTACACACAAGCGCGCACGAGGGGATGGGCTGCATTCACGGGCATCGCTGCCGGACTCATGTTCGCGACGAAAGAAACGAGCGTCATCACGTTCGGGGTGGTCGGGGCGGCATGCATCGCCGTGTGGTTCATGCAGAGGCGACGGGGCGTGAGGTCGTCATTACCCCCACTCGCGCACTCGCTCATTGCCGTCGGGGCAGTGCTCATCGTGATCATAGCGCTCTTCTCCTCGTTCGGCAGGAACCCCCGGGGTGTGCTGGATGCCTTCGACACATTCGCGGTGTATGTGGAACGTGCAGGGACGACCGGTCGCCATCTTCATCCCTGGTATTACTATCTGCAGATACTGGGGTGGTCGCACGCGCCCGATGGGCGTTTGTGGACCGAAGCCGGGATCCTGTTGTTCGCCGGCGCAGGGTTCGTGCGGGTGTGGAAGGAACGATTCACGGTTGGCGATCCCACGGCCGTGTTCCGCGCAGCCACGGCGATCGCCACGGTCCTGACGCTTGTCATCATTTCGGTGATGCCGTATAAGACCCCGTGGGTCATGCTCACTCCATTGCTCGGGCTGATCATCATGGCTGGGAGCGGCATCGAATCGTTCGTTGCGGGGGCTGACCGGATGCGCGCGGTGCGGTTCGTACTCGTGGCGGGGATCGTGGTCCATCTCGGATGGGAAGCCTGGAGTGCATCGTTCGCGCAGGCGGACCGGCCCGGCAATCCCTATGTCTACGCACATCCGACAGGTGATGTTGTCGAGATCGGCAAAGCCGTGAGTGCGCTGGCGGCGGCATCTGCATCGCCGGTCAACGTGGTGGTATATTACCAGGACGGCGACTACTGGCCGATGCCGTGGTACCTCCGGACGATATCGCATACAGGTTGGTGGTCTTCGGTTCCCGACTCGCTGCCCCGGGCGGATATCGTGCTGGTATCGCCTGAGCTCGAAATGGCGCTCACGGCCGCACTGTATGAACGCGCGGCTCCGGGTGAGCGGCCGTTGTACGTGACGCTCTTCGGCAGGCCGGCCTACGTCCGTCCGGGGCGTGAGATCCGTGTGTACACCACGCTGGCATTGCGCGAGCTGGGACAACGCTCCGGAGGGAAATGATGACCGCGCCTGCCATGCACCGGCACTCCCATCATGCCATGGCCACCCTCTTTGAGGTGTTCATCGCTGGTGAGGATCCCGGCTTCGCTGCCGGCGCCGCACAGGCCGCCTTCGATGAGATCGACAGGCTGGAGCAGGAACTCAGCCGGTACCGTCCGAACAGCGACATCGCACGCATCAACAATCTTCCACCAGGCGGAGAGACGCGCGTCAGCGCCGACACCTTTGCCTGTCTGCAACTCGCACAACAGTATTGGAGAGCCACGAACGGGGCAATCGACATCACCTTGGGTGCGCTCATGGATGCATGGGTGGCGCCGGACAGGTCGTTGAAGGATCCTGATCCCCGCGAGGTCGAAGAAGCTGTCCGCCGGTCCGGCATGCACCTCCTCGCACTGGATGAAGAGACCTATCTTGTGGGGGTGGGCGACCATGTGCCGCGGATCGATCCGGGGGCGATCGGAAAAGGCTACGCCGTGGATGCGTGCATCGAGCTCCTGCATGAATGGGGTGTCGATGCTGCGCTCGTCCATGGCGGGACGAGCACCGCGAAGGGATATGGCCACGCATGGCCGGTGACGGCGAGCAGCTTTGCGGATCCGTCGCGCGTTCTCAGGGAGTTCACGCTCGATGCGATGGCGTTGAGCGGATCGGGCATGAA
Proteins encoded in this region:
- a CDS encoding TIGR03663 family protein, with product MAHARRPAVCGILLIAVFLLFDPHRTRWPVWAAVLAAVSPAMVFYSRYYIQEMLLIFFTLCFVAGIYRYTQARTRGWAAFTGIAAGLMFATKETSVITFGVVGAACIAVWFMQRRRGVRSSLPPLAHSLIAVGAVLIVIIALFSSFGRNPRGVLDAFDTFAVYVERAGTTGRHLHPWYYYLQILGWSHAPDGRLWTEAGILLFAGAGFVRVWKERFTVGDPTAVFRAATAIATVLTLVIISVMPYKTPWVMLTPLLGLIIMAGSGIESFVAGADRMRAVRFVLVAGIVVHLGWEAWSASFAQADRPGNPYVYAHPTGDVVEIGKAVSALAAASASPVNVVVYYQDGDYWPMPWYLRTISHTGWWSSVPDSLPRADIVLVSPELEMALTAALYERAAPGERPLYVTLFGRPAYVRPGREIRVYTTLALRELGQRSGGK
- a CDS encoding FAD:protein FMN transferase; this encodes MMTAPAMHRHSHHAMATLFEVFIAGEDPGFAAGAAQAAFDEIDRLEQELSRYRPNSDIARINNLPPGGETRVSADTFACLQLAQQYWRATNGAIDITLGALMDAWVAPDRSLKDPDPREVEEAVRRSGMHLLALDEETYLVGVGDHVPRIDPGAIGKGYAVDACIELLHEWGVDAALVHGGTSTAKGYGHAWPVTASSFADPSRVLREFTLDAMALSGSGMKKAVTSSTRGPTSRWAAGMRPGVCAIGNGERCALHGVHGDVHVGDRCILWLAQ